One genomic window of Candidatus Micrarchaeia archaeon includes the following:
- a CDS encoding DHH family phosphoesterase, which translates to MIKELKNKKCVITFHTNSDIDAVSSAYALQNVLGKNVKIAHFGRIDYDAKMLIKIYNKEIKNWEEITDFDYLIVLDGQNTSMFPHMENKIADLLIDHHNSANVKIKSKKQIIKPDAISTTEILYELFKKENIHINSETAELLLCGIISDSLRYKEVSKNTFAFSNELRKKIKKTYEQLIEISLPRLPKEECIGFFQSAKTFKYEIVNEMIIAIAIGPSYTGEISTVLSETVADVVFVISPKEHNSILKLSGRTWVGCGVDLTKVLEKLGKKFNGIGGGHPYAAGMDFKITPKEINTKQEEILNECILLSKEEIINKGIIKKK; encoded by the coding sequence ATGATAAAGGAATTAAAAAATAAAAAATGTGTTATTACTTTTCATACAAATTCAGATATAGACGCAGTTTCCTCAGCTTATGCTCTTCAAAATGTATTAGGAAAAAATGTAAAAATTGCACATTTTGGAAGAATTGATTATGATGCTAAAATGCTGATTAAAATATATAATAAAGAAATTAAAAATTGGGAAGAAATAACTGATTTTGATTATCTTATTGTACTAGACGGGCAAAATACATCTATGTTTCCCCATATGGAAAATAAAATTGCAGATTTATTAATTGACCACCATAATTCTGCAAATGTTAAAATAAAATCTAAAAAACAAATAATAAAACCAGATGCTATTTCTACTACTGAAATTCTATATGAACTTTTTAAAAAAGAAAATATTCATATTAATTCAGAAACCGCAGAACTATTACTTTGCGGAATAATATCAGATTCATTAAGATATAAAGAAGTTTCAAAAAATACTTTTGCATTTTCAAACGAATTAAGAAAAAAAATAAAAAAAACATACGAACAATTAATTGAAATATCTTTACCTAGATTACCAAAAGAAGAGTGCATTGGATTTTTTCAATCTGCTAAAACATTTAAATATGAAATAGTAAATGAAATGATAATTGCAATTGCAATAGGTCCTTCATATACTGGAGAGATATCAACTGTATTAAGTGAAACAGTAGCTGATGTTGTATTTGTAATCTCACCAAAAGAACATAATTCAATTTTAAAATTATCAGGAAGAACTTGGGTTGGTTGCGGTGTTGATTTAACAAAAGTTCTTGAAAAATTAGGAAAAAAATTCAATGGAATAGGTGGGGGGCATCCATATGCTGCAGGTATGGATTTTAAAATAACTCCTAAAGAAATAAATACCAAACAAGAAGAAATATTAAATGAATGTATATTACTATCAAAAGAAGAGATAATAAATAAAGGGATAATAAAGAAAAAATAA